The genomic segment CACACGGGAGGTCGGTCTGTTCTGGCGCGACGCACTCGAGTGGCCGCTCGTGTGGAACCAGGGCAAGCAGATCGCCATCCAGTCCCGACGGGGCGGCACGAAGATCTCATGGGACAGTTGGCACGTAACCCGCGAGAACGGGAGAAACCGGCAGGAATTCGATCTCGCTGCACCGGAACCCGCAGTCGAGGCCGAACGACTGGTCGCCCTGGGTGCGACGGTTCTGGGCGACCGAGGCGACGGCGTTGGGCTGGCCGATCCCGACGGGAACGGGTTTTCGATCACCCTCGGCCACTGACATGTAGCGGGAGGCGCTACAGATCCAGCGGCAGCCGCTCCCTGGCTGAACGGGCCAAGTCGATGGGCGACCAGTTCACTGCGGCACACGCGATGCCGCCATGACGTCGAGCGGATGCTCGAGGAGGCGGTGCGGATTCTCGACGACCTCGACTTCCACCAAGCCCTCGGGCATGGCCTCCTCTACTGGGGGTGCCGCCACCAAAGACCGGGACGGCGGCGAAGCAGGCGGCAGCGCCGTGACCAGACGTGCTTCTATCCTGGCCGAGATAGGTGACATCCCCTGTGCAGTCAACGCCTCGAACGACATGATCGACCACCAACTGGGCCGCGACCAGGTCGACAAGGCCCTCGCTCACCTCGTCTTCGCCGCCCGCCGATCGGAGCCGATCCGCCCCGCTCCGCACCCCGTCTGGCGGCGACCTCCTGTCGCCTCATGGCGGCGAGTGGCGATCTCCGGGCCGCGGCCACCGTCGTCGGCTTCATCGAAGCAGGGGAGGGTCCCGGGGGCGCGTGCCGGGATATAGTGATGGGCGGTCTCGACGCAACGGAGGCCGAGGTGCTGTGTGGATCAGGCTCACGTGTGAGCGACGCCGACATCCTCGGTCATATGGGCCTGGGCAGCCGGAACCGCGAACGGAGTCGACTAAGGGGCCGGTATGGAGCAGCTGAGGCTCGGCGATGGGTCGGAGGTCAGCTATAGGGCTGTTGGCGAGGGCCCTCCTACCATCGGAATGCCGGGTGGTCCCGGCGTGTCGGCCGGGTACGTCCATTCGTTTGCGGAGCCGCTGCTCGACCGACTGACGTGGTATCTGATCGACCCGCCGGGGACCGGTGCGTCCACTCCGTCGAGTGACTACAGCATCGGCGCCCATGCGGCGTTCTACCGGAATGTCATGTCCGCGCTCGGTTTGGACGAAGCCCTGGTTTTTGGCCACTCGTACAGCGGCACGGTGGCGACAACATTTGCTGCGCAATATCCCGAAACAACGCTGGGTTGTCTGCTCGTGGCTCCCCCGGTGGTGGGGACCGACGTCGACGCCGCCGAAGGTGGGCAGATCCGAGCCGACATGAACACCGCTATGGAACGCCACGCCGCAGAGCCGTGGTACGAGGATGCTGTGCAAGCAGAGTTCAACCCCGACCCTTCCGACCCAGCTGGTTCGTTCCGACGTGGTTTGCCCCTCTACTTCTCCGACCCCACCGACGATTTGCTCGAACACGCCGTCGCGGCGATGGGTCCGATCGAGATCAACATGGATCCAATGATGTGGTTCTACGAGAAGGAGTGGCCGAGCCTGGACCTTCGCTCGACTCTTGACAGTCTTGCCATGCCGCTCCTGGCGGTCGTGGGTGAACACGACTGGGCAGTTCCACCGATCCAGGCCAGATTCTACGAGTCGGCCCCGGCCGGCCGGTTGTTGGTCATTCCCGACTGCGGCCATTTCGTCCAGATCGAGAAGCCGGCCGCCTATCGCGACGCCGTTATCGATTGGCTCGCCGAGACGGGACTGGACTAGGGGCGCCAGGAAGGACGCTGGTCTTCTTCGCCCTCCGCATGGCTTCTTCATAGACGACTCGCTGGGCTCACCGGGCAGGACGGGACACACCTCTCTAATCCAGACCATTGAGGACGAACTAGAACGGGCGTCGCTGATCGTCAAACCCGGCCAGAGTTCAGTCCCCACTCCGCCCTCGGGATGCTCACCCCAACCGAGTACACCCGGCAATGGCGGACCAACCACCCAGAAGAACTCTCATAACCAGTGGACCAACAACCGGGGTCCGGTCACCTGTTCCTGACGCACTCAATGTGCCGATCCCGGATGGGTGCGCGGTGCGAGGTTCCAGCGCCTGACTTGGTGATGTGCGTCTCGTCGACCAGCAGCGCCGTCGTGGGCGAGAGAGCGTGGCAAATGGCGGGTAGGTCGGCCGGCAGGATCTCCGTTGAACTGGCCACCCGTTGTCATCAAGTCCGCGGACCCTCGGGCGTCCAGCGGGAACGTCGTGACTCCGATCAGCCTTGCCGTTCGAAGGTCCAGTCGGGAGATGGGGGGCCCACTTCCACGGAAGCATCTGGGCAGTCACCACCTATAACGTCGGCTGTCAACGTCGACCCCTCGATCTGATAGTCCCAGATGAGATTCCCGGCGGGGCAGAAGGGACTGTCGTCCGAAAAGGTGAGTCTCAGACTTGTCGCGTCACCCTCCCACGTTCCTTCGAGGTCAAAGACACTCCAGGTGAAGGATCCGTCGGCGGCTGGCACAAAGGTCACCTCGCCTGGCTGACCCGGGCTGGATCCCACCCACGTACCCACAATCTCGGCGCTCCCTTGATCATCAGCGGAAGCGCAAGCACAGAGTAAGAAAACGAGCGTCACAATCATCGCTCTCTGCATCGAGGTGTCCTGACTGTCGCTGTCATGAGGCTAGTCGCAGACGACGCGGCAGCAGGGGAGGGACGTGATTCCCCAGACAACGCATAACCGGCACGTCAGCGTGTGGTGGAAAGGATCTCCACTCGTCCTCTCCTTCGAGCCGGTGGCGTCAAATTTGGAGCCCGCCCCAGATCAACGGTTCCGTAACGGTTCCGCCCATGTCTGTCACCGCCCGAGATCGGCTGCGGTATCGGGCGGTTGCTTGTTCGTGGAATGTGATGATGAAGTGCCGCTTCGCGGGAAGTGCGGCATTCGGGATGCTGGCCTGATTGAGTGCGTCGAGCTGAGCGGTCCACGACGAGCCCAACACCTGGCAGACGCCGTAGGGGCCCAACCCGGAGTCATCGGCAAGCGTCTCTCCTTCTGCAGACCTCCAATCCGCAGAATGACGGGACCCATTCCCGCGTCAATGGATTCCCCGATCAGCCCCCGGGACTCACCACGCCCCACAATTCATCGCGTAGAGCCCGTTTGTGGCGGCTTTGGGCCGGATCCTCCGCCCAGAGTTGAGGCGTGTACGTTTCGTACACGTTCTGGTAGAGTTCGGACATGAGCATCCCCGTCACTGCCCGTTTGGACGAGTCCGTTGTCGAGGCGCTGGACCGCGCCGTGGACGCCGGCGTTGCACCAAGCCGGGGTGCAGTAGTGGCTCGCGCCGTCGCCGAATGGCTCACCCGGCATGGGGAGGATGCCATCGTCGAGTCGTACCGGCGTCGATACGCAGATCCCGACCCGGCCCACGATGACCTCATGGAGAAGCTTGCTTCGTTCTCGCTGGCCGCATGCCTCGCCGACAGCGGGCGTTGATCTCTCGCGGCGAGGTGTGGGATGCCGACATCCCGGGTGTGGGCCGGCATCCCGTCGTGGTGGTGACGCGTGACTCGGCCATCCCGGTTCTGTCCTCCGTTGTGTGCGTGTTGGTGACCAGCACGTTTCACGGCCATGTGGCCGAAGTCGCGCTCGGAGCCGGTGAGGGTCTCAGCCGGCCCAGCGCAGCGAACTGCGACAACGTGTTCACGCTGCCGAAGCGGGTTCTGTCGCGGCGGCGGGGGATGCTCGACTCCCGCAAGCTGAACGAGCTGGATCGGGCGCTGATGGTGGCCCTCGGCCTTGCATGACGTGACACGGTGAACGACGTCACCAAGGCCGCCACTCGCGTGGTCACGGGTTGCACGCGGCCGGGCTTGGTCCCCGTGGATCGATGACAGCTGATCGAACCGCCGCAATGAACGGCCGGAAGTAGCCTCTCCCGATGCAAAGGATGTGGCGAGCGCTCATGGCCATGGGCGCCTACCCGGGCGAGACGGCTGCGCAGGCCGGGCGGCGCCGGATCGTGGTCGGCTACATGGTCTTCGGCATCCCTCTCCGGCTGCTGCTCGGCGCCCTGACGATCACTGAAGGCCTCCCTGCGGCCGGTCTCGTCGACATTCTGGCGGCGCTCCCGCCTGCCGCCGGATTGCTCGCGCTCCGACTCGAGCCCCTGTGGTACAGGGGGATCGTGAACGTTCTCCTGGGCGCGATCATCGTCGAGAATCTCGTGCCGACCGTCATGCGCGGCGGCGTCCTCGAGGCGGAGCTCTTCATGGCGTGGACCGTGCTGGCTCCTGTCGGGGCCCTGATAGCTCTCAGCAGACGGGCGGGTTTCTGGTGGTTCGTCGCCTTTCTCGTCTCGCTGGTCCTCGCGGTCGTGCTCCCGGAGTGGATCGACCCGATCTACGACCTGGAGCCGGCTTCGGCCGTCGACGTTGCGGCATCGCGCGGCGGCGCCGCGATCTTCGTCTACGCCGGTATGGCATATTTCGTGCGGCAGGGGATCGGTTTCAGCAGGAGTCGGATGACTTGTTGCGCAACATCCTGCCCGGCGAGATCGCCGCTCGGTTGAAGACCGACCCGTCGATGATCGCCGACGACTTCCCGCAAGCCTCCGTGCTGTTCGCCGACGTGGTCGGGTTCACCCCGATGTCGGCCACCATGACCCCGGCGCAACTCGTCGGACTCCTCAATCGGGTGTTCACCACGTTCGACGGGTTCGTCGCAGAGCTCGGTTTGGAGAAGATCAAGACCGTCGGCGACGAGTACATGGTCGCCGCCGGCGTCCCGGTGCCGCGCCCCGACCATGCCGAAGCGATCGCCGAGCTGGCGCTGCGGATCCGTGACTACATGGCAAGCCACGATTTCGACGGGCACTGGCTCGAGTTGCGGATCGGCATCAACTCGGGGCCGGTGGTAGCGGGGATCATCGGGACGCACAAGTTCGCCTATGACCTGTGGGGCGACACGGTCAACACCGCGTCGCGGATGGAGTCGGGCGGGCTCCCCGGCGAGATCCAGGTCGGTCCCGCCACCCACCAGCTCCTCGCCGGCAACGGCTACCGCTTCGAGTCGCGCGGCACCATCGACGTCAAGGGCAAGGGCCCCATGTCCACCTGGCTCCTCACCGGGTCTTCCGCGGCGCGATCGCCCACCTCGCCGTAGGCATGACCCGTTGCGGATCGAATAGGAAGGTCAAGAGATGAGCACAGCGAAGAAGTCCGGTTCGGGTTTCTCGGAGGCGGAGCGTGCCGCCATGAGGGAGCGCGCCCAGGAGCTGAAGGCGCAGGGCCGCAGCGGCCAGAAGAAGGCCGACAACGAGCGCGCCGTGCTCGAGGCGATCGCCGAGATGCCGGATGCCGACCGGGCTCTTGCCGAGCGTATCCACGCCCTGGTCACCGCGAACGCGCCGGAGCTTCTGTCCAAGACCTGGTACGGCATGCCCGCCTACGCCAACGCGGACGGCAAGGTCGTCTGCTTCTTTCAGGGCGCTTCCAAGTTCGATGCCCGCTACGCGACATTGGGATTCAACGATGCGGCCGCACTCGACGACCCCCCGATGTGGCCGGTCTCGTGGGCGATCGTCAAGTGGACCCCGGCCGTCGAGAAGAAGCTCGTGGCGCTCGTCAAAGCCGCGGTCGCCTGAACGGCACGATCGAGCGACGGCGTCCGACCGTAGCTACGCCGGATCGCCGACCGACGGGTGCGCCACCTAGAGATGGTTGGCGAGCGACAGCAGTCGTTGGGCCAGGAAATCTGCCTGGGGCGCATCCGGACCGAAGCGGTTGGTGAGCACGGCCACGGTCACGCCGGTGCCGGTGTCATGGAACAGGGCGGACAGGAATCCGGCTATGCCGCCGTCGTGTCCCCAGGCAGTGCCGTTGCGGTAGATGCCGAGCCCGTACGAGCCCCCGCCGCTCGACCCCTCCAGCATCGCAACGAGTGAGTCTTCGCTGAGGAGCGCACTGCCGAACACGGCATCGAGGAATCGCACGAGCTCCTCCGCCGTGGAGATCATCGCTCCGGCAGTCCACGCCGGCGTGATGAACCCGGGTGGTGCCGTCGGCATCGAGCACCACGATCACCCGAAAGACGCCGATGCAGATCCACACCCTCGTCACGTGTCATCGAGAGCCTCCTCACTCGTCGTGATGACACCCCGAGTTCCCTGCCCGGGACGCAAGAGCGGGGAGGCTCCCGCGCTTCATGGCATCACATCCCGCGCTGACGAACGGGGTCGGTTCAACCAGTGTGGACGATCTCCACGACAGGTGCCATGGCTTCCACCGCTGCTGTCTCCTTGGGCCATACGTCGCACCGGACTTCTTCAAGGCCGAGATCGCCCAAAGAGAGGATGTACTCAGCAATCTCTGCGGACGTGCCCGTCACTGGCTGTTCAACTTGGAGTCCTTCGGCGATGCCGATCCGGTTGCTGAACGCTTCGGGCACAACCGTGTACAGATCGAAGGTCCGAACGAGCGTGGAGGGGTCTCGTTCCTCCGCCTCACAAGCCTGTTCCAAGAGGTCGATGATGGGCCTCAGCCGAGCCTTGATCTGTTCGAGTGTCTCGTCCCAGCCCCACCAGTTCCATGCGTCGCCGTATCTCGCGACCAGCTGCAGCATCTTCGGGCCGCCTGCGGCGATGTTGATCGGTGGACCGGTCCGCCGAGGACCCCGCAACACCAACTCGGCCTGCTTGACCGAGTAGAACTGGCCTTCGAAATCGAACTCTCCGTTCTTGAGAAGGCCGTGGATGATCTGGATTGCCTCAGCGAACCGCGAGAACCGCTTGTCGGTCGGGATCCCGAAGGCCTCGTAGTCTGAGTCTGGCGTGTTCCCCGCTCCGATGCCGAGGACGAACCGCCCCCCAGATACCTCATCGATCGTCTCGGCAATCTTCGCTGTCATCGCCGGAGGGCGGTATGGGGAATTGACGACTGACTGTCCCAGATTGATACGACTTGTCGTCGCCGCCACCGCGGCCGCGATGACTACCGATTCCCACACTCCATCCGTGGCCGCCTCACCCCGGTAGAGCAGCGCATCTTCAAACACGAACATGTCGAACCCAGCTGCTTCCGCCGCGACCGCACGCTCGCTGATCGAATTCCAGGAAGGTACGGGTGTGGCGCCATCCGGCCGGCCATGGAGCTGATTGATGAGCCCGAGGTGCATGCGCCGACCCTAGTGATGCGTCGCGGAGTTGGCTTGGGTGAGTGCGGCTCGGCCTCGTCACACCGCCGAGAACGATGTGACCAACGCCCGGCGCCCGTGTGGTCCACAACCGCATCGCATCTCCGAAACCAGACGTCCTCAACTTTCACGTGATGCGGCGCCGCTGTTGCCCGTCGCCCATAGGTGGTCAGCGATCAGAACGCCATCATGATCAGTGAAGACGGACCATCCTGGTCGGTTCTGGCCCTTGAGCCATACAGATCACTTCTC from the Acidimicrobiia bacterium genome contains:
- a CDS encoding LLM class flavin-dependent oxidoreductase, whose product is MHLGLINQLHGRPDGATPVPSWNSISERAVAAEAAGFDMFVFEDALLYRGEAATDGVWESVVIAAAVAATTSRINLGQSVVNSPYRPPAMTAKIAETIDEVSGGRFVLGIGAGNTPDSDYEAFGIPTDKRFSRFAEAIQIIHGLLKNGEFDFEGQFYSVKQAELVLRGPRRTGPPINIAAGGPKMLQLVARYGDAWNWWGWDETLEQIKARLRPIIDLLEQACEAEERDPSTLVRTFDLYTVVPEAFSNRIGIAEGLQVEQPVTGTSAEIAEYILSLGDLGLEEVRCDVWPKETAAVEAMAPVVEIVHTG
- a CDS encoding DUF1801 domain-containing protein, coding for MRERAQELKAQGRSGQKKADNERAVLEAIAEMPDADRALAERIHALVTANAPELLSKTWYGMPAYANADGKVVCFFQGASKFDARYATLGFNDAAALDDPPMWPVSWAIVKWTPAVEKKLVALVKAAVA
- a CDS encoding ribbon-helix-helix protein, CopG family: MSIPVTARLDESVVEALDRAVDAGVAPSRGAVVARAVAEWLTRHGEDAIVESYRRRYADPDPAHDDLMEKLASFSLAACLADSGR
- a CDS encoding serine hydrolase — its product is MPTAPPGFITPAWTAGAMISTAEELVRFLDAVFGSALLSEDSLVAMLEGSSGGGSYGLGIYRNGTAWGHDGGIAGFLSALFHDTGTGVTVAVLTNRFGPDAPQADFLAQRLLSLANHL
- a CDS encoding type II toxin-antitoxin system PemK/MazF family toxin; its protein translation is MPRRQRALISRGEVWDADIPGVGRHPVVVVTRDSAIPVLSSVVCVLVTSTFHGHVAEVALGAGEGLSRPSAANCDNVFTLPKRVLSRRRGMLDSRKLNELDRALMVALGLA
- a CDS encoding alpha/beta hydrolase, producing the protein MEQLRLGDGSEVSYRAVGEGPPTIGMPGGPGVSAGYVHSFAEPLLDRLTWYLIDPPGTGASTPSSDYSIGAHAAFYRNVMSALGLDEALVFGHSYSGTVATTFAAQYPETTLGCLLVAPPVVGTDVDAAEGGQIRADMNTAMERHAAEPWYEDAVQAEFNPDPSDPAGSFRRGLPLYFSDPTDDLLEHAVAAMGPIEINMDPMMWFYEKEWPSLDLRSTLDSLAMPLLAVVGEHDWAVPPIQARFYESAPAGRLLVIPDCGHFVQIEKPAAYRDAVIDWLAETGLD